The following DNA comes from Ornithobacterium rhinotracheale DSM 15997.
ATCCTATTTTTTTGGTGGGAATTTTTTGAATAAATCTTGAATCGCTGATTGAATAATTTTCTCAGAATCTGCCCTAGTAGAAAATTCTTTGCTAAACACGCCTTGCCAAATCAAATGTTGATTGGTGGCGTCTAGCATTTCAATCACTAAATCTTTTTGTAATTTTTTGGTTTTAATAGGAATGCCTACTTGCATACTTGTTCCAAAACCACCGCCATAACTACCTGTCCCAATGCCCACCGTGTTGGTGTTTGTAACGACTTGTTCAGATGGTTTTATGTCAATCAAAACTTGTGGATGATCCGATTTTTGCCATGATTTAGCTTTTAATTCTTGGTCGATTGCACGCACAATTCGAGTTTGGTCGAGCTGATTGACGCCATTCCAATCAATATCCGAGAAATAGTTGTAAGTTTTAATTTGGCTAAAATTTACCCCGCGGTCGTAATCGGTATCTACATGGGCAGAACTGCACGCCGCTAATAACAATAACGAAAAGATAAGGTATAAATGTCTCATAATTAATCAATAATATTCACCTCCCTCTCCAATTCTATACCAAATTGATTTTGGATTGATTCTATAATCTCAGTCGAAAAATCATAAACCTCTTTCCCTGTCCCAAAATCTGGGTTGATGAGCACTAATGCCTGCATGTGGTGCACGCCCACTTTGCCTACGCGTTTGCCTTTCCAGCCCGCTTTTTCAATTAGCCAGCCTGCAGGAATTTTCACATGCGCATCGTCCACACGATAATGCGGGATTTCGGGGTATTTTTGTTCAAGCTGAAGATAAATTTCTTTTGGAACAATTGGATTTTTAAAGAAACTTCCCGTGTTTGGGCAAACTTTTGGGTCGGGCAATTTGCTCGAGCGAATACTGATTACGGCATCGCTAATTTCTTGAATCGTAGGGTTTTCAATATTTTTTAAAGCTAACTCTTGCTGAATTGCTCCATACAAAACTCGTAATTCGTGGTCTTTTTTAGTCAGTTTGAAAGTTACCGCCGTTACGATGAATTTACCTTTCAATGCTCGTTTAAAGATGGATTCCCTATACCCAAATTGGCATTCAGCATTGCTGAAAGTTTTAAGCGTAAGATTTTTAATATCAAAAGCTTCTACGCTTTCGATGTGGTCTTTTACTTCTACGCCATAGGCTCCAATATTCTGAATTGGCGACGCTCCCACTGTGCCAGGAATCAACGAAAGATTTTCTAATCCGCCCAAATCTTTGGCTAAACAGTTTAAAACAAATTCATGCCAATTTTCGCCCGCAGCTGCTTTAAGCCAAATATGATTTTCGGTTTCTTTTTCTACGGAAATTCCCTTTAATTCGATTTTTAAAATATCGCCATTAAAATCATGCAAAAAAAGAACATTTGAGCCTCCGCCCAAAACATAGAAATTTGGATTTTTATTCTCGGTAAAATATTGTTTTAAATCCTCTATGCTTTCAATTTCAATCAGGCGTTTAGCTTGCACATCAAGAGCAAGCGTAGTAAAATCCTTTAATGATGAATTTTCAATAATTTTAGCCATGATTTACAAGGTATTATTTGGATATTCTTTCAATGCGATTTCTAAGGCATCGAGAGCCAATTTTAAATCTTCGGTATTAAGTACATACGCCAATCGAGCTTGGTTTTTACCCAAATCGGGCGTGAAATAAAAACCTTGCATAGGTGCAAACATCACGGTTTTGCCTTCGTGTGCAAAATCTTGAAGCAACCACACTGCAAATTTTTCGGCATCGTCTACGGGCAATTGTACCGCGCAGTAAAAAGCTCCCGTAGGTTTAGGGCACACTACGCCTGGGATTTGATTGAGGCGTTCCACCATAAAATCACGACGCTTTTTATATTCAGCATTAGCTTCTTTCAGGTATTCGTGTGCGTCGTTTAGTGCCACGGCACCCAATTTTTGACTAGTAACGCATGGGCTCAATCGCGCTTGTCCGTATTTCAAAACATTAGCGATAAATTCTTTATTTTTAGAGGCTACTGAGCCTAGTCTAATTCCGCACATGCTGAATCTTTTAGATTCAGAATCAATCATAATTGCATTTTGAGCCAATTCTGGAAAGTGCAAAATAGAGGAATGTTCTTTTTCGTAAGAAAATTCACGATATACCTCATCAGCTACGATGAATAAATCATGTTTTAAAACTAAATCCTTTAATTGTTCTAGCTCCTCATGCGAGTACATGTAGCCCGTTGGGTTTCCTGGGCTACAAATGAGAATAGCTTTGGTTTTAGGAGTGATTAATTTTTCAAAATCAGCAATAGGAGGGAGTGCAAATCCGTCTTCTATATGGGAAGTTACGGGCACAAATTTCACATCGGTTTCGTTGGCAAATCCGTTGTAATTTGCATAAAAAGGTTCTGGGACTATGATTTCGTCTCCAGCATCGGCAATGGCGTTAAAGGTAAAGAATAAAGCCTCTGAGCCGCCATTGGTAGCGATGATTTCGTCTGCCGAGATCGGAATATTTCGTTCGTTGTAGTAATGGCTAAGGGCATCGCGATATTCTTGGGTGCCCTCTGAGCTGGTGTATGACAAAATATTTTTCTGCCAGTTTTTTAGTGCATCTATGGCGCATGCGGGGCTATCTATATCGGGTTGTCCAATGTTAAGATAAAAGACTTTTTTGCCCTCTTTTTCAGCAGCTTTGGCATACGGCATGAGTTTTCTAATCGGAGATTCTGGCATTTTATGCGCTCTGTTTGATATTTTAGTCATAACATTAATTTAAGATGTTTTGTGAACGAATTTAATAACTTGGTATTGTTTTTGTGTCTATTTAAACAGTCGTAAAGATACGAAAATTAATAACTAATAAAACACAAAATTATGAGTAAAGCAAAACAAACAGGAACTATTTTAGGAAGTTTAATCATAGGAGCATTAGCAGGAGGAATTGCCGCTTTATTATTGACACCGCATAGTGGAGAAGAAACTAGAGAAAAATTGAAAAAAGAGGCAGATAGACTTCGTGAAGAGTTAAAAGATTATAGTTCAGACTTTAGCGATAGGGCTAAAAAGGTAAAGAAAGATTTAGAAAAAAAGCTTAAGAAAACAGAAGCTGAGCTTTTAGATATCGAAGAAGAGCTAGGAGTTTAATTTTTGTAATCTTTATTTGATATGTTTGGAGGAGTTAAAAATTATGTACAAGATCAGATAACACTTGCCAAGCTAGAAGTGGTGGAAGGAGCAGGAAAAGCAGCTGGCTCTATCGTTGCCATGGTGTTTATGGCAATTTTTGCCGTGCTTTTCATTGTCTTTCTAAGTATCGCTGGGGCATATTATCTTTCTGTGTATTTCGGGTCTTATATGTATGGTTTTTTAGCGATGTCGGGAGTATTTTTATTACTAATGATTCTCTTAGTAGTATTCAAAAAAGCTATACAGAATTTGGTGGCAAATATAGTTGTAGCTGCTACGATGGGAGCTAAAAAATTAAAGAAATAATGGAGCCGATAAGAAATTTAAAAGAACTACAACAAAGGAAATTAGAAATACAGAAGAAACTTACTTCAAGTATGGACGATCCTTGGAGTAATGTAAAAGGATTTGTAAATTTCTTTAGTCAGAAAAGCAAAGGCGGTGGTTTACCATTCATAGGTAAATCTTCGAAGTCTCAGAATAGAAATGAGCTAATCGATGAGGGAGCAAAAACAATCCTTACGTTTGTGGCAAGTTCTGTTGTGAGTAGATTTAAGCTTGGATTTATTCCCAAAATCATTATCACTTCTGGAGTAGCTTTTGCAACGCCGTATGTAGTAGATTTTGTACAGAAGAAAATTAGAAACCGTAAAACCAAAAAGAAATAATCCCATGGATTATTAAAATATAAAAAGCCGAGATTTTTAAATCTCGGCTTTTTTTGTAATGATTAAAATTAATTTAGTCTTTTACCACACCTTTAATTCTTAAAATCTTTCTTCCGTTCTCTACAGCGTTAGACAAAACGGTAATCGATTTGTTGAATGAATTTGTAATGCTTGTGTTATAGCGAACTTTGATCTGTCCTTTTTGCCCTGGAGCAATCACATCAGTTGGTTTTGGATACTCCGCAGCAGTACACCCGCAAGAGGTTTGCACTTTTCTAATGATCAAAGGCTTGTCGCCAGTGTTGGTGAATGTGAAAACACGCTCGCCATTTGAGCCCTTAGCCACTTCGCCATAATCAATCGTTTCTTTTTCAAATGAGATTTCTTGAGCGTTTGCAGCGGCTAAGCCAACAAATGCAAAAGAAACAGCAAATAATAACTTTTTCATATCTATTATTTTAAAATGCAAATTTAAGTATTTTTTTATAACTAATTTTAATCTTAAATTTGCGGTTCAAATACTAATGTTCAAATAATATACCATTTTTATGGAAATACCATCTAAATACAACCCGAAACATACCGAAGAGCGTTTATATAACTTTTGGCAAGACAACGGATTTTTTCATTCCGAGCCAGATGACAGACCAGCCTATACCATCGTGATTCCGCCACCCAATGTAACTGGCGTATTGCACATGGGGCATATGTTGAACAACACGATTCAAGATATTTTAATCAGAAAAGCCCGTATGTCTGGCTTTAACGCTTGTTGGGTGCCAGGTACCGATCACGCATCAATTGCTACCGAGGCAAAAGTAGTTAAAAGATTGAAGGAGCAAGGCATAGAGAAAACCGATTTGTCTCGCGACGAATTTTTGCAGCACGCTTGGGACTGGACACACGAGCACGGTGGCAAAATCCTTGAGCAGCTTAAAAAGCTAGGTGCTTCTTGTGATTGGGAGCGTACTAAATTTACTTTAGATGAAGATTTGTCTGAAGCGGTAACCAAAGTTTTTGTGGATTTATACAATAAAGGAAAAATCTACCGCGGATACAGAATGGTAAACTGGGATCCAGAAGCCAAAACCAACATTTCAGACGAGGAGGTGATTTTCAAAGAGCAAAATGGTAAATTATATTATTTAAAGTACAAAATCGAGGGTTCTGAGGAGTTCTTGCAAGTTGCTACCACTAGACCAGAAACCATTTTTGGAGATGTGGCAATTTGCGTGAATCCAGAAGATGAGCGATATAAACATTTAGTTGGTAAAAAAGTAATTGTTCCGATTGTAAATCGTGCAATTCCAATCATAGCCGATGAATATGTAGACATCGAGTTTGGTACAGGTGCGTTGAAAATTACGCCAGCACATGACACCAATGACTACGAAATCGGTAAAAAATATGATTTAGAAATCATAGATGCCTTAGATGACGATGGTCGTTTGAATCAGCATGGATTGCATTACAATGGCAAAGACAGATTTGAAGTAAGAAAACTCATTGCGCAAGAATTAGAAGAAAAAGATTTATTGCTAAAGGCAGAAGACTATGTGAACAAAGTAGGAACTTCTGAGCGTACAGGTGCTGTAATCGAACCAAAACTTTCGGTTCAATGGTATTTGAAAATGAAAGAATTGGCACAAAAAGCACTAGATGCGGTAGCCGATAGCGAAGTTAAATTATATCCCGACAAATTCCGAAATACTTGGAATCACTGGTTAGAGAATGTTCACGATTGGAATATTTCTCGTCAGTTATGGTGGGGACACAGAATTCCTGCCTATTTCTACGGCGACGGCATGGAGGATTATGTAGTGGCAGAAACTGCAGAGCAAGCTTTAGCTTTAGCCCAAGAAAAAACAAATAATACCGATTTAAAACTAGAAGATTTAAAACAAGACGAAGACGCTTTAGACACTTGGTTCTCTTCTTGGTTGTGGCCAATTTCAGTTTTCAATGGAATTAATGAACCAGAAAACGAAGAAATTAAATATTATTACCCAACGCGTGATTTGGTTACAGGACCAGACATCATGTTCTTCTGGGTGGCAAGAATGGTTATGGCAGGGTACGAATACCGCCAAGAGCAGCCATTCTCAAATGTGTATTTCACAGGATTGGTGCGCGATAAGCAAAGAAGAAAAATGTCTAAATCGCTTGGAAACTCACCAGATCCAATTGAATTGATGACTAAATACGGTGCCGATGGTGTGCGTGTAGGATTGATGTTGGCATCTTCTGCAGGGAACGATTTGTTGTTCGACGAGGATTTGTGCTTGCAAGGTAGAAACTTTGCCAATAAAATTTGGAACGCTTTCCGTTTGGTTTATCATTGGGAAACAGCACCAAACGAAGAAACCGAAGTGGCTAAAAATGCAAACACTTGGTTCAAGGCTAAATTCAACAAAACGCTATCCGAAATGAATCACAATTTTGAGCAATTCAGAATTTCAGATGCGTTGATGTCTTTGTATAAATTGATTTGGGATGATTTCTGTTCTTGGTATTTAGAGGCAATTAAGCCAGATTTCCAGCAACCGATTGCGGAGCAAACCAAGGCACAAGCCATTGCATTTTTAGAAGATTTAATTAAACTATTGCACCCATTTATGCCATTCTTAACCGAAGAGATTTGGCAAAACATCAAAGAAAGAAAAGTAGAAGAGGCGTTGATAGTTTCATCGTATCCAGAAGCGCAAGCTTTTGACGAAAAAGTGTTGGGATTGTTTGAAAATAGTGCCGAAATCGTTTCAGGAATCCGCACAATTCGTAAAGAGAAAAACATTCCAAATAAAGAGAAATTAAATCTATTTACTGAAAATTCAGACACTTTCTTAACAGCTGTAGTAGAGAAGCTAGGAAATCTAAATCCAATCGAATTTTCAAGCGAAAAACCGAATAATGCTCAAACTTTCAGAGTAGGTGTGCAAGAGTTTCATGTGCCACTTGAAGGCTTAATTGATGCCGAAGCAGAAATCGAGAAATTAGAAGCAGATAAAAAATACTTGGAAGGTTTCTTGAAATCAGTGGAGAAGAAATTGAGCAACGAGCGATTTGTAGCCAATGCACCTGAGCAAGTGGTAGCCATGGAGCGTAAAAAACAAGCCGATGCTACCGAAAAAATTGCTTTGATTGAGGAGCAATTAAAATCGTTGAGAGGATAATAAATGGCAGGGCATCAAGAGGAAATAGACCAATATATAGCCAAGCACTACATCAATAAAAGTAATTGGCTGAGAGCTGCGGTATTGGGTGCCAACGATGGGATTTTATCCACATCGAGCGTAGCGATTGGGGTAGCCGTTGCTAGCACGACTAGTGAGCCCGTGATATTGTCTACCTTGGCAGCCATGGTGGCTGGGGCGTTGTCTATGGCAGCGGGAGAATATGTTTCCGTGAGCTCCCAAACCGATATTGAAACCGCAGATATTGAGCGAGAACGAAAAGAGCTGGAGGAAATGCCAGAGCTTGAGCTTGAGATGCTTGCCAAGATTTATGAACAACGCGGACTCAAAAAAGAAACGGCAAAACTGGTAGCTCAAGAGCTTACCGAGCATAATGCATTGGACGCGCATGTGCGAGATGAACTAGGCTTAAACGAGGTAAATAAAGCCAACCCTTTGCAAGCTGCCTTAGCATCGGGGGCATCATTTACGGCAGGAGCACTCTTGCCACTGTTGGTAGTTTTGTTGTTTCCTGTAAAGGGGGTGGAATATGCATTGTATGGTTACTCTATTCTGGTTTTGATGATTTTAGGTGCCGTGGCAGCCAAAGCAGGAGGCTCTAACATTAAGAAAGCAGTTTTCCGAATTAGTTTTTGGGGAACCGCCGCTATGGGGCTCACCGCATTGGTAGAACATTTTTTTGGTGTGAATGTTTAAACTATACAGATGATAAAAAGATAAAGAGATTAAAACTTTAACATGCTAAAGGCTTGTAGTTTTTAAAACATTTTATAGCTTTGCGGCAATTCTATGAAACAGTGTGTGCTACATATAATGAATTGTGATAAGTTTAACATCTTTTTCTTGTTTATCTCGAGAAAAAGTGTAAACACACACACACACACACACACACACACACAGTATAATTGTGCGTGTATAGTTTACTTTCTACGATTTGCATTTGCAAGTAGTTTCCCATTCATTTTAAAGATAAAAAACAGTGTTGCTAGCTTATGGCTAGCTACACTATATTGTATCCATAAAATAAAGCCAAAGTTCCGTTTAGGAGCTTTGGCATTTTTGTTATGTACATCTTTTTATTCCCTAATAGAGAGATGTTTTTGCAGTGCCCCACACTGTAAAATACTTCTTTTCATACACTCTCATGGAACGGGCTTCCTAGTAGAAAGTTTTTTTTCATACTTAATTTTTTTAGCCGAGAGGCTAGAGGAGTTATTTAGTAATGTTCGCTATGAGAATAGCCGACAATCGTTTTTAAGTTTTGGCCTTGCTGTGGAAATCCCCTAACTCCACGGTAAGGCTTTTTTTATGAAAACAAGGGGAATAAAAAATTAATAACGGAGACAAATATAAACAGAATAGAAACTTTTTAAAATTAAATTTTATGAAAAAGACAATGTTAAGCTTAGGAGTATTCGCCTTGTTAGGCTTGAGTACCCAAGTATTCGGACAAGCAGTGGTGGAGACCGCAACGCCAAGCGAGTCTCTAAAAGAAAACGCGGTGGGGATTAATACCGATGAGCCTACCGCAAATCTAGATGTAGCAGGTAATGCAAGGCTACGCAAAACCAGAGAAGCAGTATTGCCTAAAGTGCAAGGCACTCAATTATTAGTAATAGACAAAGATGGGAATATTCTAGGTTTGCCTATTAAAACTACTACGCTGAAACAGCTAGAGGCAGGTGGTGCTGCTAGTGGTGGAACTCAAGATGGAGATGCTTCTTCAGGAGGAGGAAGCTCTTCTGCAGCACCAGAGGTAACCTTAGATAATATTACAGGAAATATTAGAGAGGTAAGACATATTACTCCAACAGAGTGGGCAAAGTCAAATACATTTGCCTTAATACAAACTACAACAGAAACTATAGATTTGCCAGATCCTTCTGGTTATACGAATAGAATTATTTCTGTAAATAATCAGGCTGGAACGCAGTTAAATTATGGAGGAAAAAATAGTCCAAAAACAGTATCAACTTTATTTGCAGGTAAAGGACATATCTTGATGTCTGATGGTACTAACTGGTATGTGATAGGAGGAAGTTACTAATCTCTAAAAAACATAAGATAAAAGATGAAAAAGTTATTATTATTGAGTATGCTGTTTATAGGAGTATTTACATATGCACAGCAAAATAAAACGTTAGACAATTTAACGGGGAACATCCGTGTGGTAGAGCATATCACGGTAGCAGAATGGACTAAGCCCAATACCTTTGCTTTGGTGCAAACAGGAGGCGAACCGATAGAGCTACCACCAGCTTCAAATTATGCAGATGGTAGAATTATAGCAGTGAATAATAGTTTCCCATATATTAAGAGCGATCCTTTAACTGTAAAACGCCCCTATGCCGAAGCTAATAAGCCAGAAGGTACCAGTGAATTATATGCTGGGAAAGGACATATTTTGATGGCATATAGAGGGAAATGGTATATCATCAGTGGTAGTTGGTAATTATTAATTATAAAGATTTAAAATAGAAAGTAAAATGAAAAAACAATTATTATTTTTAGGTATGCTCCTATCGGGTACAGGAGCCTTTGCCCAAATCAATACACAGGGGAATATAGTCCCATCAATAAATGGTCAAAATCCTTTTTTAGATGCTTCGGGCTACAATGCTGTGGGAAATAGCATAGCAAAAGGTTTATATTTTCCTAGTGCGGATTTGACTAAATGGGAGTTTAATGTGGGGGTAGTAAATCCATCCACTTTCTCTAGCTATTTTGATGGAATGGTAGTGTATAACTCAGGTGCAGGTAAAACCTTGGGAGATACTAGCAAAGGAGGAAAACAAGTAGATGTAACGCCTGGTTTCTACTATTTTAAAAATCCAGGACAGAGTTTCCCCGTAGGTAGTGTGGCTAATGGGCAGTGGGTGCGTTTAGGGGCTGAAGCTGTGGCAGGTAATACTACTTTAGGCACTTTGCCAAAATACACCACAACAGAAAGAGACAAGCTAAAAGGAGTAGAAGAAGGAAGCCTTATTTATAACACGACTACTAAACAAGTAGAGGTGTATAATGGTACAGGTTGGGATACCGTATCTGGAGTAGCTACCACCAACCCAGGCGGAGGTACCCCAGTATCTCCAGGCACAGGTGTAACGCCTCCAGGTGGAGGGGTACAGCCGCCAAGTGCTGGCACAGATCCTAGTACAGGCGGAGGAACCCAATCAAATCCTGGTCCTGGAGTTATAGCAGGAGGCATTAATGGAGGAGGCTCTGGTACAGCTACTATTAGTGCGACACAAGATATCTATGTGCCATCTTTGAAGATAAGCAATTATCAGGGGGTTATAAGAAAAATAACCGTTAGTATACCTTATACAGGAGGTAGAGGTACTTATGATGTGGTAGATCTCGTGGCGAGCAATGTAAGAGGTGAAGGTGGAGATGTAAATGATATTAGATTAAAGATCATAGGAGGAACATTTTCTTCTTCAGGAACAGTTACGGGTGAAATAGAGGTAAGAGGAGCAGATAATGCATTTAATGTAACAAAACTCGACCCTAATGTCTTTAAAACGATAGCGAGCTTTACTTTTAAGCTAGGAACTCAGACTCAGAAATTAAATGTAATTGCCACTGGAGGAGTTACAGATAAAATGTATAATGTTAAAACACATAATAAATTAGAGCACCAATTTGTATATGTTCCAATTATTTCTCCGAAGACAGGTAGAATATGGCTGAATAATAATTTAGGAGCAGAATATGCGAAGGTAGGATCCAAAGTATTTGCTCCAGAAAAGCATATGGCTGGAAGGACTGATAAAAATGCTGCAGGATCGCTGTTCCAGTGGCAAAGAGAGCCTGATGGAGCAGAGTTGGTAGACTGGTCTGGTTCTTCTCCAAGAATGGTTTATAGTGGAGGTCCTTGGAGAACGGATACGCATAGTTATAGTGCATTGAATTTATGGCAAAAACAAACAGCAAACAATCCGTGTCCTGCAGGATATCATGTGCCAACTATAAGTGAGTGGGTTGCGGAAGGTCCTTTAGAATATAGAAATGCGCCTCTTTATCCATTAGCATATGGTCATGTTGTTTTGTCTGGTTTTTCTGAAACATTTTCGCTTAACTCGGGTTCTGATGATGAATTTTGGACATCTACTTCTAGTAATGCAACCACAGCTAAAGTTGTGGATACGGATGGCTGGAGTCCTGATACATCTTTTAATAAGAGTTGGGGGTTACCTGTACGCTGTATAAAAGACTAGTAAATTTATTTTTCTTACAAGAGCCGTGTTAAGCGGCTCTTTTTTAACCAATAAATCAAAAAGAATAAAAATTATGAATAACTTAAAAGCATGGCTTCGTCCTAATCTTTTAACCAAAGACGATAAAGCAGATTTTATTGCGGTGCCACTGATGAACGGGAGCCTTGGGCTCAAAGAAGTGATAGAAGCCCTACAAAAAGAGGGTATGGAAATCCAAACCGAGACCGCTGTAGACATCATTACACGCTTTAACCGCAAAGCCTCGGAATTGGTGCTGAATGGCTATAGCGTAAACACAGGCTTGGTGTATATGCGCCCTGCCATCAAAGGGGTGTTCTATGACAAGACTTTTGACAAAGAAAAGCACTCGGTGTATGTGAATGTAAACCAAGGCTTAGAGCTTAGAAAAGCCAGCGAAGATACCAAGGTAGAAATCTTGGGCGAGCAAGCCAGCCCGATGAGCTTATTCAGCATTACCGACAAGGTAACTGGCAAAACCGACGGGACACTCACCAAAGGGAAAAACGCCGAAATCAAAGGCACATACCTCAAGATTGCAGGCGAAGACCCTAAGAATGGAGTAACCTTTAAAAACCTAGACAATCAAAAAGAGACCAAGCTCCCTGCCGAGAATGTGGTGCTTAATGAGCCATCAAGGTTATTGATATTAGTCCCAGCAGATTTAGCCAATGGCAATTATGAGTTGCGCGTAACCACACAGTTTAGCAAAGGAAATACCATGCTCAAAGAGCCACGTACAGAGGCTTTGAACATACCTATTGTTATTGCCTAAAGGTTAAAAAAGGCTTATTTTACAATATGGAGGGTTCTGCTCGCACGAGCAGAACCCTTTTGCTTTATAAGGCAAGACATTCTGTTAGCATAGAGACAAGCGCTCTGTCAGCGTAAGAACGGATACTCTGTTAGCCTAAGGACGGGGTGTCTGTTGGATTAAGCATGCTTTAGCTCATGATTTTGAACCAGTGGAGCGCCGCCGAATTACTAACAATGGTGCGTCTTATAAGACGCCATAGCGTTGTCTTACCGAGTGCGTGTGTGGCGTCTGATAAGACGACGAGGTGCCACCTAAAGGGCTAAACGACGACAAGTAAAAAAGCCCTTTTTAAGTTTTCTTAAAAAAGTGTACATTTGTATCGCTTCAAACCAAAAAGAAAAACAAGTTGATTACGCAAAGTACCATAGACGAAATATTTTCTACTGCGAGGGTAGAGGAGGTGATTGGTGATTTTATTCAGCTAAAGAAATCGGGGAGTAACTTTAAAGGATTCTCTCCCTTTAGCAATGAAAAAACACCCTCGTTTATGGTGTCGCCTGCCAAGCAGATTTGGAAGGACTTTTCCTCGGGAAAGGGGGGGAGTGTCGTTTCATTTTTGATGGAGCATGAGCAGTTCACTTATCCAGAGGCGCTTCGCTGGCTTGCTAAACGCTACAATATTGCCATAGAGGAAGACCAAGCGCAGAGCGCAGAGCAATTGGCGCA
Coding sequences within:
- a CDS encoding DUF4136 domain-containing protein, whose protein sequence is MRHLYLIFSLLLLAACSSAHVDTDYDRGVNFSQIKTYNYFSDIDWNGVNQLDQTRIVRAIDQELKAKSWQKSDHPQVLIDIKPSEQVVTNTNTVGIGTGSYGGGFGTSMQVGIPIKTKKLQKDLVIEMLDATNQHLIWQGVFSKEFSTRADSEKIIQSAIQDLFKKFPPKK
- the murB gene encoding UDP-N-acetylmuramate dehydrogenase — encoded protein: MAKIIENSSLKDFTTLALDVQAKRLIEIESIEDLKQYFTENKNPNFYVLGGGSNVLFLHDFNGDILKIELKGISVEKETENHIWLKAAAGENWHEFVLNCLAKDLGGLENLSLIPGTVGASPIQNIGAYGVEVKDHIESVEAFDIKNLTLKTFSNAECQFGYRESIFKRALKGKFIVTAVTFKLTKKDHELRVLYGAIQQELALKNIENPTIQEISDAVISIRSSKLPDPKVCPNTGSFFKNPIVPKEIYLQLEQKYPEIPHYRVDDAHVKIPAGWLIEKAGWKGKRVGKVGVHHMQALVLINPDFGTGKEVYDFSTEIIESIQNQFGIELEREVNIID
- a CDS encoding pyridoxal phosphate-dependent aminotransferase, which produces MTKISNRAHKMPESPIRKLMPYAKAAEKEGKKVFYLNIGQPDIDSPACAIDALKNWQKNILSYTSSEGTQEYRDALSHYYNERNIPISADEIIATNGGSEALFFTFNAIADAGDEIIVPEPFYANYNGFANETDVKFVPVTSHIEDGFALPPIADFEKLITPKTKAILICSPGNPTGYMYSHEELEQLKDLVLKHDLFIVADEVYREFSYEKEHSSILHFPELAQNAIMIDSESKRFSMCGIRLGSVASKNKEFIANVLKYGQARLSPCVTSQKLGAVALNDAHEYLKEANAEYKKRRDFMVERLNQIPGVVCPKPTGAFYCAVQLPVDDAEKFAVWLLQDFAHEGKTVMFAPMQGFYFTPDLGKNQARLAYVLNTEDLKLALDALEIALKEYPNNTL
- a CDS encoding YtxH domain-containing protein, translated to MSKAKQTGTILGSLIIGALAGGIAALLLTPHSGEETREKLKKEADRLREELKDYSSDFSDRAKKVKKDLEKKLKKTEAELLDIEEELGV
- a CDS encoding phage holin family protein, which produces MFGGVKNYVQDQITLAKLEVVEGAGKAAGSIVAMVFMAIFAVLFIVFLSIAGAYYLSVYFGSYMYGFLAMSGVFLLLMILLVVFKKAIQNLVANIVVAATMGAKKLKK
- a CDS encoding DUF1573 domain-containing protein; amino-acid sequence: MKKLLFAVSFAFVGLAAANAQEISFEKETIDYGEVAKGSNGERVFTFTNTGDKPLIIRKVQTSCGCTAAEYPKPTDVIAPGQKGQIKVRYNTSITNSFNKSITVLSNAVENGRKILRIKGVVKD
- a CDS encoding valine--tRNA ligase; translated protein: MEIPSKYNPKHTEERLYNFWQDNGFFHSEPDDRPAYTIVIPPPNVTGVLHMGHMLNNTIQDILIRKARMSGFNACWVPGTDHASIATEAKVVKRLKEQGIEKTDLSRDEFLQHAWDWTHEHGGKILEQLKKLGASCDWERTKFTLDEDLSEAVTKVFVDLYNKGKIYRGYRMVNWDPEAKTNISDEEVIFKEQNGKLYYLKYKIEGSEEFLQVATTRPETIFGDVAICVNPEDERYKHLVGKKVIVPIVNRAIPIIADEYVDIEFGTGALKITPAHDTNDYEIGKKYDLEIIDALDDDGRLNQHGLHYNGKDRFEVRKLIAQELEEKDLLLKAEDYVNKVGTSERTGAVIEPKLSVQWYLKMKELAQKALDAVADSEVKLYPDKFRNTWNHWLENVHDWNISRQLWWGHRIPAYFYGDGMEDYVVAETAEQALALAQEKTNNTDLKLEDLKQDEDALDTWFSSWLWPISVFNGINEPENEEIKYYYPTRDLVTGPDIMFFWVARMVMAGYEYRQEQPFSNVYFTGLVRDKQRRKMSKSLGNSPDPIELMTKYGADGVRVGLMLASSAGNDLLFDEDLCLQGRNFANKIWNAFRLVYHWETAPNEETEVAKNANTWFKAKFNKTLSEMNHNFEQFRISDALMSLYKLIWDDFCSWYLEAIKPDFQQPIAEQTKAQAIAFLEDLIKLLHPFMPFLTEEIWQNIKERKVEEALIVSSYPEAQAFDEKVLGLFENSAEIVSGIRTIRKEKNIPNKEKLNLFTENSDTFLTAVVEKLGNLNPIEFSSEKPNNAQTFRVGVQEFHVPLEGLIDAEAEIEKLEADKKYLEGFLKSVEKKLSNERFVANAPEQVVAMERKKQADATEKIALIEEQLKSLRG
- a CDS encoding VIT1/CCC1 transporter family protein — translated: MAGHQEEIDQYIAKHYINKSNWLRAAVLGANDGILSTSSVAIGVAVASTTSEPVILSTLAAMVAGALSMAAGEYVSVSSQTDIETADIERERKELEEMPELELEMLAKIYEQRGLKKETAKLVAQELTEHNALDAHVRDELGLNEVNKANPLQAALASGASFTAGALLPLLVVLLFPVKGVEYALYGYSILVLMILGAVAAKAGGSNIKKAVFRISFWGTAAMGLTALVEHFFGVNV